The Streptomyces sp. P9-A4 genome contains a region encoding:
- a CDS encoding sugar kinase: MVTFLPTRPGRLADVPSFTRAIGGAESNVACALAATGHRVRWVGRVGRDGFGDHLVETIAAYGVDVGAVGRDPHRPTGVYFRTDEDRATDAHEVVYYRAGSAASAMSPTTVPYDSVGGARILHLTGITAALSADCLALMRELTAPRPGRPLVSFDVNHRPTLWRDGSAAEVLLELARRADVVFVGADEAERLWGAADPAAIRGVLGEPAVLVVKQGGEGAVAFERCAAEVPEAGPAEFQPRRRLRHGARGGAPVREADTVTPTPAPHVTIVSPVGAGDAFAAGFLSATLRGLGMTARLRHGHLMAAVALTAPGDLAPPPRQERADRLAALDDAAWGTLHLGPGWTGDDQEVRTP; encoded by the coding sequence ATGGTCACCTTCCTTCCCACCCGGCCGGGCCGCCTCGCCGACGTCCCCTCCTTCACCCGCGCCATCGGCGGCGCCGAGTCCAACGTCGCCTGCGCCCTGGCCGCGACCGGGCACCGGGTCCGCTGGGTCGGCCGCGTCGGGCGCGACGGCTTCGGCGACCACCTCGTCGAGACGATCGCGGCGTACGGGGTCGACGTCGGCGCCGTCGGCCGCGATCCGCACCGGCCGACCGGCGTCTACTTCCGCACCGACGAGGACCGGGCGACCGACGCGCACGAGGTCGTCTACTACCGGGCCGGGTCGGCGGCCTCGGCGATGTCGCCGACGACGGTGCCGTACGACTCCGTCGGGGGCGCGCGGATCCTCCACCTCACCGGCATCACGGCCGCGCTGTCCGCCGACTGCCTGGCGCTGATGCGGGAGCTGACCGCGCCGAGGCCGGGGCGACCGCTGGTCTCGTTCGACGTCAACCACCGGCCGACGCTGTGGCGCGACGGGAGTGCGGCCGAGGTGCTGCTCGAACTCGCCCGGCGGGCGGATGTGGTGTTCGTGGGGGCGGACGAGGCGGAGAGGTTGTGGGGGGCGGCGGATCCGGCCGCGATACGGGGGGTGCTGGGGGAGCCGGCGGTGCTGGTGGTGAAGCAGGGCGGGGAGGGGGCGGTGGCGTTCGAGCGCTGCGCGGCTGAGGTTCCGGAGGCCGGGCCGGCTGAGTTTCAGCCCCGACGGCGTCTGAGGCACGGGGCCCGGGGTGGAGCCCCGGTTCGGGAGGCCGACACGGTCACCCCCACCCCCGCCCCCCACGTCACCATCGTCTCCCCCGTCGGCGCCGGCGACGCCTTCGCCGCCGGGTTCCTCTCCGCCACCCTCCGCGGTCTCGGCATGACCGCCCGGCTCCGGCACGGGCATCTCATGGCCGCCGTCGCCCTCACCGCCCCCGGCGACCTCGCGCCGCCGCCCCGCCAGGAGCGCGCCGACCGGCTGGCCGCGCTCGACGACGCCGCCTGGGGCACACTTCACCTCGGCCCCGGCTGGACCGGGGACGACCAGGAGGTACGTACGCCATGA
- a CDS encoding IclR family transcriptional regulator, with translation MSQTVDRALSILPLLAQGPADLGQVAERLGVHKSTALRLLRTLHEHGLVHRQQDQRYRLGARLFALAQEAVENLDIREIAHPYLTALNERIGHTVHLAVYEEGEVLYIDKVESRYPVRMYSRIGKPVAITVAAVAKLLLADLPEPERRAVAAKLDYPPYTPRSTPNAAAFLKELATVREQGWATDLGGHEESINCVGAPVRGAGGRVVAAMSVSAPNVVVTAEELLTLLPQVRRTADDISREYSGTAPTKAKDTE, from the coding sequence ATGAGCCAGACCGTCGACCGGGCGCTCAGCATCCTGCCGCTGCTCGCGCAGGGCCCCGCCGACCTGGGACAGGTCGCCGAGCGGCTCGGCGTCCACAAGTCCACGGCGCTGCGGCTGCTGCGTACCCTCCACGAGCACGGCCTCGTCCACCGGCAGCAGGACCAGCGCTACCGCCTCGGGGCCCGCCTCTTCGCCCTGGCGCAGGAGGCCGTCGAGAACCTCGACATCCGCGAGATCGCGCACCCGTACCTGACGGCCCTCAACGAGCGCATCGGGCACACGGTGCACCTCGCCGTGTACGAGGAGGGCGAGGTCCTCTACATCGACAAGGTGGAGAGCCGCTACCCGGTCCGCATGTACTCGCGCATCGGCAAGCCCGTCGCGATCACGGTCGCGGCCGTGGCCAAACTGCTCCTCGCCGACCTGCCGGAGCCCGAGCGCCGCGCCGTGGCGGCGAAGCTCGACTACCCCCCGTACACGCCCCGTTCGACACCGAACGCCGCCGCCTTCCTCAAGGAGCTGGCGACCGTACGCGAACAGGGCTGGGCCACCGACCTCGGCGGCCACGAGGAGTCCATCAACTGCGTGGGCGCCCCCGTCCGCGGCGCCGGCGGGCGCGTCGTCGCCGCGATGTCGGTCTCGGCGCCCAACGTGGTCGTCACGGCCGAGGAACTCCTCACCCTCCTCCCGCAGGTGCGCCGCACCGCGGACGACATCAGCCGGGAGTACTCCGGCACCGCCCCGACCAAGGCCAAGGACACGGAATGA
- a CDS encoding RidA family protein → MTEKTALTPATHTAPPAKFSHGVRKGNILQVAGQVGFLPATEGRAPTVAGPTLREQTLQTFANVRAILEEGGASWDDVMMMRVYLTDVDHFAEMNAIYNEYFENQSLKAPASARTTVYVGLPAGLLIEIDALAVLG, encoded by the coding sequence ATGACCGAGAAGACCGCGCTCACCCCCGCCACGCACACCGCGCCCCCGGCGAAGTTCTCGCACGGCGTGCGGAAGGGCAACATCCTCCAGGTGGCCGGCCAGGTCGGCTTCCTGCCCGCCACCGAGGGCCGGGCTCCGACGGTCGCGGGCCCGACCCTGCGCGAGCAGACCCTCCAGACCTTCGCCAACGTCAGGGCGATCCTGGAGGAGGGCGGCGCGAGCTGGGACGACGTGATGATGATGCGCGTCTACCTCACGGACGTGGACCACTTCGCCGAGATGAACGCGATCTACAACGAGTACTTCGAGAACCAGTCCCTCAAGGCCCCGGCCTCGGCCCGCACCACCGTCTACGTCGGCCTCCCGGCCGGCCTCCTGATCGAGATCGACGCGCTGGCGGTGCTGGGCTGA